The Gracilibacillus caseinilyticus genome segment CCGATACGACGAAATGGCCGATTCAATTATTATTACAACAATTAGTCATGGTAGCAAACACTGGTTTAGGTGATCTGCAGGAAGCTTCCTTGTATGAACCGCCTGAAGAGTCCGTGAAACTTGCCGTTATTGTGGTTGCGACGGTTCCGATATTATTATTTTATCCATTCTTACAGAAACACTTTGCCAAAGGTGTCATGCTAGGCTCTGTGAAAGGATAATACCAATGTATAAAAGTTAGCTCGGGCAGAAGATTACAACATTATTCTGCCCGGGAAAAGAAAGATTAGAACAAATGACTATCAAACAGGGCAGGGCAGGTAGTTGTTTGTTTCCGTCTTTCTATGAGGATGTTAAGGAGGGAATCAATCATGTTTAAAGTAGAAGAAATAATTTATGAAAATAGTCTGATAGGGGAAGCTGCAGTAGAAGATTGGATAACAGAAGGTCAAGTAAAAAAGACGACATGGAACGATAAACTATTGCTGGAGAATACGTTGGATCCCGATAAACATGGTGATCATGCTCACTGGCTACTGTGGTGCCCTGTTGAGTTTCCTGATCGAATTATGATTGAATGGGATTTTTACCCATTAGAAGAACCTGGTCTGTGTATGTTGTTTTTTGCAGCAAAAGGGAGAGAGGATAAAGATTTGTTCGATCCATCCCTTCCAAAGCGAACTGGCTATTATCCTGATTATCATTCTGGAGCGATCAACACGTTACATTTATCCTATTTTCGACATAAGCATGCAGAAGAAAGAGCCTTTCGCACATGTAATTTACGGAAAAGTCATGGATTTCATTTAGTCACGCAAGCGGCTGATCCATTGCCACCAGTAGATGATGCTATCTCTCCTTATCATATGAAACTCATTAAATATAACGAGTATGTCTTCTTTTATATTAATGATTTGCTTGTATTAGAGTGGGAGGATGATGGATCAACTTATGGTCCCGTTTATCAAGGTGGAAAAATCGGATTTCGTCAAATGGCTCCGATGAAAGCAGCTTATGCGAATTTATCAGTGAAAAAAGTACGAATGGTAACAGAATAGGAGGATCATCATGTTGGGGAATGGCTTTATCAGCAAATTTTATTTTTTCGGAGAAACTGTACTGCTTCTGTTATATGTGAATTTTTTGTGGGTGTGCTTTACATTAGCTGGTGCTGTGGTATTCGGTTTTGGACCAAGTACGGTTGCCATGTTCACCATTTTTAGAAGATGGTCGCAAGGGGAAGAAGATATTCCTGCATTTAAAGTATTTTGGCGGACTTACAAAAAAGAATTTATTCGCGCAAACGGATTAGGAATACTTATTTTGCTGTTTGCTTACATGCTATATATTAATTTTCATTTTTTACAGCTGGATAATGCAGCGCTGCAACAAGTAATGGAGAAAGTATTGATCTTTGTATCTATTGTACTAGGGATAATGGTGATTTATATTTTTCCAATGTATGTACATTACGACAACAAATTATATAATTACGTAAAAAATGCGATCCTGATAACGGTCTATTCCCCTATCCGAACGATTTATCTCGTCTCAGCATGTTTAACTTTATACTATTTATTTTTTAAATTACCGGTATTTCTCTTCTTCTTCGGAGGGAGTTTATCTAGTTTAGTCATCATGTGGATTGCTCATCGAACTTTTTTGCGATTGGAAATAAAACAAGAGCAGCTTCAGGAAACAGAAGCTTTATAATGGAGGTTAGTAGTGCATGACAGCAAAAACAAAGG includes the following:
- a CDS encoding DUF1961 family protein yields the protein MFKVEEIIYENSLIGEAAVEDWITEGQVKKTTWNDKLLLENTLDPDKHGDHAHWLLWCPVEFPDRIMIEWDFYPLEEPGLCMLFFAAKGREDKDLFDPSLPKRTGYYPDYHSGAINTLHLSYFRHKHAEERAFRTCNLRKSHGFHLVTQAADPLPPVDDAISPYHMKLIKYNEYVFFYINDLLVLEWEDDGSTYGPVYQGGKIGFRQMAPMKAAYANLSVKKVRMVTE
- a CDS encoding YesL family protein; amino-acid sequence: MLGNGFISKFYFFGETVLLLLYVNFLWVCFTLAGAVVFGFGPSTVAMFTIFRRWSQGEEDIPAFKVFWRTYKKEFIRANGLGILILLFAYMLYINFHFLQLDNAALQQVMEKVLIFVSIVLGIMVIYIFPMYVHYDNKLYNYVKNAILITVYSPIRTIYLVSACLTLYYLFFKLPVFLFFFGGSLSSLVIMWIAHRTFLRLEIKQEQLQETEAL